One window from the genome of Musa acuminata AAA Group cultivar baxijiao chromosome BXJ1-4, Cavendish_Baxijiao_AAA, whole genome shotgun sequence encodes:
- the LOC135653210 gene encoding ultraviolet-B receptor UVR8-like, with the protein MADRSRAFCIEELPAHLILEILSCGRLGAADLACLEATCRMFRGADGLFPDKFRSLVEFAAFHICNVHPIFGSLPHNARANLLDRCNGNWKRLLRFLQSVEQSSSSVETSAGNMQVTTGRYHTLLVHNSSVYSCGSNLCGVLGHGQDTTQCAAFSRINFPSLSHVIHISASHNHAAFITQSGEVFTCGDNSSFCCGHGEVGRTIFKPTRIEALKGIPCKQVATGLSFTVILTMRGQVYTCGSNAHGQLGLGDTIDRPTPRIIELFEGLGQVVQIAAGASYTFVVTDDGTVHSFGSCTNFCLGHGDQHDELVPRAIQSFKRRNIYIQRVSAGDEHALALDSSGYVYTWGRGYCGALGHGDENDKTSPELLTSLKGHLAVQVCARKRKTFVLTDEGSVFAFGWMGFGSLGFSDRGSSDKVMKPRILDSLKSHYVSQISTGLYHTVGITNRGLVFGFGDNERAQLGHEKIRGCLKPTEIAVGKMVDDMPIAAPSS; encoded by the exons ATGGCGGACCGCAGTCGTGCCTTCTGCATTGAAGAGCTGCCCGCACATTTAATTCTGGAGATATTGAGCTGTGGGCGTCTAGGGGCTGCCGACCTTGCATGCCTCGAGGCAACTTGCCGGATGTTTCGTGGTGCCGATGGGCTATTTCCCGACAAATTCCGGTCCTTGGTTGAGTTTGCTGCATTCCACATTTGTAACGTACACCCAATATTCGGTTCCCTCCCACATAATGCACGTGCAAACCTGCTTGATCGCTGTAATGGGAATTGGAAGAGACTCCTGAGGTTCTTGCAGTCTGTGGAGCAATCTTCCAGCAGCGTCGAGACATCAGCAGGCAAT ATGCAGGTAACCACTGGAAGATATCATACACTCTTAGTTCACAACTCATCCGTGTATTCATGCGGATCCAATTTATGTGGGGTGCTTGGTCATGGTCAAGATACAACTCAATGTGCTGCATTTAGTCGCATTAATTTTCCTTCCCTCTCACATGTCATCCATATTTCAGCCTCTCACAACCATGCAGCATTCATTACACAGTCCGGAGAG GTGTTCACTTGTGGTGATAATTCTTCATTCTGCTGTGGTCATGGAGAAGTCGGTCGGACCATATTCAAGCCTACTCGCATTGAGGCACTGAAGGGGATTCCGTGCAAGCAG GTTGCCACTGGGTTAAGTTTTACTGTGATTCTTACAATGCGAGGCCAAGTTTACACATGTGGGAGTAATGCACATGGCCAACTTGGTCTTGGTGATACCATAGACAGGCCTACTCCTAGAATTATTGAGCTCTTTGAGGGGCTGGGACAAGTGGTTCAGATTGCTGCTGGTGCAAGTTATACCTTTGTTGTCACAGATGATGGAACAGTTCATTCTTTTGGTTCCTGTACCAACTTTTGCCTTGGTCATGGAGATCAACATGATGAACTTGTTCCACGTGCCATCCAGTCCTTTAAAAGGAGGAATATTTATATCCAACGTGTCTCTGCTGGAGATGAGCATGCATTGGCCCTTGATTCAAGTGGATAT GTATATACATGGGGTAGAGGCTATTGTGGAGCCCTAGGCCACGGTGATGAGAATGATAAGACTAGTCCAGAATTATTGACCAGTTTGAAGGGTCACCTTGCTGTACAG GTGTGCGCAAGGAAAAGAAAAACTTTCGTACTAACGgatgaaggttcagttttcgcCTTTGGATGGATGGGTTTTGGTAGTTTAGGATTTTCTGATAGAGGAAGCTCTGACAAAGTCATGAAGCCACGTATTCTTGACAGCTTGAAATCTCACTATGTATCCCAAATCAGTACTGGACTCTACCACACCGTTGGGATCACCAATAGAGGTCTCGTATTTGGCTTCGGTGATAATGAGAGGGCACAACTGGGGCATGAAAAGATACGAGGTTGCTTAAAGCCAACAGAAATAGCAGTTGGGAAGATGGTGGATGATATGCCAATTGCAGCACCTAGCAGTTGA